The genomic DNA TCTCCATCTACAGGTAAATCAACAATTGTTACATTGTGAATACAAGCAGCTATACGTCTTGCTTGATCATTGGTGCCTCCATAGCAATTAGGAGGTACAATGATTTCAATGTTTTTCCCTTTGTGGTTTTCTAAAGCGTCATGAACCAATCCCATTAAGATAGCATATTGAATGGATAACCCACTAGAAGCTACTAGTGGCTTTGACGCTGTACCTGTAATATCTTGGATCGATTTTAATACAGATTTTTTATGAGCATTATCTTGTTTTTTTATAGTTTCCTCAAGGAAAGTATTTTCAATAAGTATCTCTAAAGCTTTCAAGCAATTAGCAGGGGTCATAGCAACGGTTTCTCTTCTTCTTACGTGTTGAATATCAGATATGTAAGATTGGTTGTTGTTTTCTTTTATGATAAGAATACTACCGAGGTTTTCATATAGATGGATAAAGAAATCTATTTCTGGGCTAAGATCAATAGCATTGATCTTAGATGCTTTAGTAATAAGAATAGTGCTTCCCTCGAAATGAGGAACTTCCTTTGTGTTCTTGATTTTCTTTAGCTCAAAATTATAGCCGTAAATGCGCTTTATTACTTCGATATCAAAATAATTAGGCAATTCTTCTGTGTATAAAATTTGTGTGTTTTTATGTGCTAATAAATTTTTTCTTAAAATAGCTAATATGGGAATAATTTTAGAGTCGAAGCTTATGATATTTTTAGGGCTTATCCCATGTAATTTGGCAAAAGTCCATTCCAAAACACATGATAAAGGATGTCCTAACCTAATATAATCATAGGCGGTAGGTAATTCATTCAATGCAACCATATCAGAATCATTAGCAATAAATAACTTTTCAAACTGTTCTAAAAATTCAGTTTTAGCCAAACTCTCGTTATATATATCTAGTCGATGAGTTGTTGTAGTCAGCCATCCAGCGGGCATGTTTTTTAAGACTAATTTTATATGTTTTAATATCTTATTCTCTTGCATTATAATCGCGTTTAAATAGGGCTGCAATATACGTTAATTAATAATTTGAAGGAAGCCTCTTTTCTTAGTCGAAAAACTACTTAAAAACTTATTTTTAAGTAAGAGAAAACTTTATTCTTAAAAAAGATAAGTAAAACAAAAAAGACCGTTAAAATAATTTTAACGATCTTTTTAAACAAACAACTAAATTCTAAAACCTATATAAGAGTTATAGAAAATTTTAAAGCTCTAATGAGCTATATATTTTTAGAAACAATATTTGTTTTCTGCTGTTAATTTTTCAGCAATAGTATTGCGCAATGCAACTACATTAGGTTGGTTTACATATTTAGTAAAACGCTTTAATCCCATTAACATCATGCGTTGCTCATCACCTTCCGCAAAAGAAACAATTCCTTCTTTAGCATTCTTAATGATGATATCTACTGCATTATATAAGTACAATTGCGACATTGCTATTTGCTCTTTTTGAGAATCCTCACCGAAACGTTTAGCATTCTTTTCAGTTCTTAAAATAGCTGATTCAGCCATATAGGTCTCAATCAAAATATTAGAAGCAGCATTCAATAATTGTTGGTGTTTTTCTAATTCTGTTCCAAATTTTTGGATAGCAGCACCAGCAACCATTAAGAACACTTTTTTTAGCTTCGCAATAATTTCTTTTTCTTCAGCGAATAATTCAGAATAATCAGGTGTGTCAAAAGAAGGAATTCCTAATAACTCTTCGCCAACTTTCATTGCAGGATTTAATAAATCAACGTGTCCTTTCATCGCTTTTTTAACAAGCATTCCTACAGATAGCATTCTGTTAATTTCATTAGTACCTTCATAAATACGAGCAATACGAGCATCTCTCCAAGCTGATTCCATAGGAGTTTCTTCCGAGAATCCCATTCCTCCAAAAATTTGGATACCTTCATCAGCACATGCTTGAACATCTTCAGAAACAGCTACTTTTAAAATAGAACACTCAATAGCATATTCTTCTACACCTTTTAATTCCGCTTCTTGATGTGTATTTCCTTCCGCTTCACGAATCGCAATCCTATCTTCAATGTTTTTAGCAGCTCTATATGAAGCTGATTCACCTACATAAGCATTTGTAGCCATTTCAGCTAGTTTAGATTTGATAGCTCCGAACTCTGCAATTGGAGTTTTAAATTGTTTACGTTCAGTTGCATATTTTACAGCTTCAGTAATTACTCTTCTTTGAGAATCTAAACAAGCAGCCGCTAATTTGATACGTCCTACATTTAAAGCATTCATTGCAATTTTAAATCCGCCTCCACGAACAGATAGCATGTTTTCTACAGGAACTAAAGTATCATTAAAAAATACTTGACGAGTAGAAGAAGCGCGAATACCTAATTTATGCTCTTCTTCACCAAGAGTTACTCCATTAGGATTGTTTTTGTCATATTCTAAAATAAAACCAGTAATGTTTTTGTCATCACCGATACGAGCAAACACAATGAAAATTTCAGCAAAACCTGCATTTGAAATCCACATTTTTTGCCCATTGATTTTATAGTGTTTTCCATCTTCAGTTAGCTCAGCAGTAGTTTTTCCAGAGTTAGCATCAGATCCTGCACCTGGCTCCGTTAAACAGTATGCACCAAAACGCTCACCCATTGCTAAAGCAGGAACAAATTTTTGTTTTTGCTCTTCTGTTCCATATAAAGTAATAGGCATTGTACCAATACCAGTGTGCGCACCAAAAGCAGTACTAAAAGATCCCGTTCCACTTGAAATATAATCACAAGTTAACATGGTAGAAACGAACCCCATTCCTAAACCACCATAAGCTTCAGGAACAGCTACTCCTAAAAAGCCTAACTCACCAGCTTTACGCATTGTTTCTTCTGTTAAAGCATAGTCTTTAGCTTCGAAACGAGTTTTATGAGGGATGATTTCGCGGTCATTAAATTCTCGAACCGCTTCTTTCATCATATTTTGTTCTTCTGAAAAGTCTTCAGGTGTAAATACATCTTCACATTTTGTTTCTTTAACAAGAAACTGACCACCTCTTAGTAAATCTTTATTTAAAGTTTCCATTTTTTTGTTGATTTTGTTATTAGTTTAAGAATTCAAAAATACCAGCAGCTCCTTGTCCTGTACCTACACACATGGTAACCATTCCGTATTTTCCTTGCATATTAC from Tenacibaculum maritimum NCIMB 2154 includes the following:
- a CDS encoding PLP-dependent aminotransferase family protein is translated as MQENKILKHIKLVLKNMPAGWLTTTTHRLDIYNESLAKTEFLEQFEKLFIANDSDMVALNELPTAYDYIRLGHPLSCVLEWTFAKLHGISPKNIISFDSKIIPILAILRKNLLAHKNTQILYTEELPNYFDIEVIKRIYGYNFELKKIKNTKEVPHFEGSTILITKASKINAIDLSPEIDFFIHLYENLGSILIIKENNNQSYISDIQHVRRRETVAMTPANCLKALEILIENTFLEETIKKQDNAHKKSVLKSIQDITGTASKPLVASSGLSIQYAILMGLVHDALENHKGKNIEIIVPPNCYGGTNDQARRIAACIHNVTIVDLPVDGDHDMVQSIEIVLDQAANKNTIPYIIAEIPTNPRVEVPNLTTLRNTLSKKRETPNGEIAVPPVFILDQTFCPNVRFLEANGILSSIKTISFASGSKFPSGGKCTAGYCVSNKIGLSLMEKIGFHLRLCDNEATPFQYKILAEQLPSMNQRITQAYLNTRDFVNFIQKELPKAKINFVSEALAQQGFTPSVFSLDLPTRGNTDEERETHKRMLNHQLINLMISEIPNESKYCVSYGQLKGCYWTIPATSTQGTTKEGDKDYIARVALSPNMNLGRHKEVFLKFIQTYL
- a CDS encoding acyl-CoA dehydrogenase family protein, with translation METLNKDLLRGGQFLVKETKCEDVFTPEDFSEEQNMMKEAVREFNDREIIPHKTRFEAKDYALTEETMRKAGELGFLGVAVPEAYGGLGMGFVSTMLTCDYISSGTGSFSTAFGAHTGIGTMPITLYGTEEQKQKFVPALAMGERFGAYCLTEPGAGSDANSGKTTAELTEDGKHYKINGQKMWISNAGFAEIFIVFARIGDDKNITGFILEYDKNNPNGVTLGEEEHKLGIRASSTRQVFFNDTLVPVENMLSVRGGGFKIAMNALNVGRIKLAAACLDSQRRVITEAVKYATERKQFKTPIAEFGAIKSKLAEMATNAYVGESASYRAAKNIEDRIAIREAEGNTHQEAELKGVEEYAIECSILKVAVSEDVQACADEGIQIFGGMGFSEETPMESAWRDARIARIYEGTNEINRMLSVGMLVKKAMKGHVDLLNPAMKVGEELLGIPSFDTPDYSELFAEEKEIIAKLKKVFLMVAGAAIQKFGTELEKHQQLLNAASNILIETYMAESAILRTEKNAKRFGEDSQKEQIAMSQLYLYNAVDIIIKNAKEGIVSFAEGDEQRMMLMGLKRFTKYVNQPNVVALRNTIAEKLTAENKYCF